The following are encoded in a window of Manduca sexta isolate Smith_Timp_Sample1 chromosome 16, JHU_Msex_v1.0, whole genome shotgun sequence genomic DNA:
- the LOC115447231 gene encoding pupal cuticle protein 36-like, whose translation MKLFILLAAVAVCNAAKLDKTYLPPHAQSSGGSGGILQAPGLDARQGLNPFGANRFGPAGNGAPAYSQSAYEVANRAERPRAALERNAAILRQDNSNDGERYSYAYETENGIYAEENGVATNGVEAQGGFAYTGDDGQLYSIKYTADQNGFVPQGDHLPTPPLSLKEILRALEQNARDEAAGIYDDGEAELFLG comes from the exons ATGAAATTG TTCATCTTACTCGCCGCGGTGGCTGTGTGTAATGCCGCTAAACTAGACAAGACTTACCTCCCGCCGCACGCGCAGAGCTCAGGAGGCTCGGGGGGCATCCTGCAGGCGCCTGGATTGGACGCCAGGCAAGGACTGAACCCCTTCGGAGCCAACCGCTTTGGCCCAGCCGGCAACGGCGCTCCCGCCTACAGTCAAAGCGCTTACGAAGTCGCCAACCGCGCCGAGCGCCCCCGAGCTGCTCTAGAGAGGAACGCTGCTATCCTCCGCCAGGACAACTCCAACGACGGCGAGCGGTACTCATACGCTTATGAGACCGAGAATGGCATCTACGCTGAAGAAAACGGAGTGGCAACCAACGGAGTCGAGGCTCAGGGCGGGTTCGCGTACACCGGAGATGATGGACAACTCTACTCTATCAA ATACACCGCCGACCAGAACGGTTTCGTGCCGCAGGGCGACCACCTCCCAACACCTCCCCTGTCCCTGAAGGAGATCCTCAGAGCGCTGGAGCAAAACGCGCGCGACGAGGCCGCCGGCATCTACGACGATGGTGAGGCTGAGTTATTTTTGGGATAG